In Vicinamibacteria bacterium, the following are encoded in one genomic region:
- the rodA gene encoding rod shape-determining protein RodA, with protein MLDKRQWQSVDWLIILGLVVASTIGLLIIYSVTHAGSTPDLYQAQIARLLIGMVLLLLVMFIDYHTIVDRAEVLYLAVSGLLLYLVIFGGLRAGTSRWLELGVGTFQPGELAKIAVVLFLAKYFAGVRGDCLRASEVVTSGFFAGVPIVLIALQPDLGTAATIGVVFVSMALLAGVRAKLLLVGALFVVLLIPLAWAFVLKEYQKERVYAFLDPGRDPRGAGYQSIQSTIAVGAGGFSGKGWLAGTQSQLQFLPTPHTDFVFAVLAEEFGFVGVAAVMILYFVITLRCLDTARRARDRLGIHVVFGVLSMFAFQTLYNLAMVAGLVPIKGFPLPLMSYGGSSMLATMIGFGLIINVRLRRFVN; from the coding sequence GTGCTCGACAAACGACAATGGCAATCCGTTGACTGGCTGATCATCCTCGGCCTAGTCGTCGCGTCTACGATCGGGTTGCTCATCATCTACAGCGTCACCCATGCCGGGTCCACTCCCGACCTCTACCAGGCTCAGATCGCGAGACTTCTCATCGGAATGGTGCTCCTTCTCCTCGTCATGTTCATCGACTATCACACCATCGTGGACCGGGCCGAGGTGCTCTATTTGGCCGTCTCGGGGTTGCTCCTCTACCTCGTCATTTTCGGCGGGCTCCGAGCCGGCACGAGCCGATGGCTCGAGCTCGGAGTCGGTACCTTTCAGCCGGGCGAGCTGGCGAAGATTGCCGTCGTATTGTTTCTCGCCAAGTATTTCGCCGGAGTGCGCGGCGACTGCCTCCGGGCCTCCGAAGTCGTCACCTCCGGCTTCTTTGCTGGCGTTCCCATTGTGCTGATCGCCCTTCAGCCTGACCTCGGAACGGCGGCGACGATCGGCGTCGTCTTCGTGAGCATGGCCCTTCTCGCCGGGGTGCGGGCCAAGCTCCTCCTCGTGGGGGCCCTGTTCGTGGTGCTCCTGATTCCGCTGGCGTGGGCATTCGTACTGAAGGAGTACCAGAAGGAGCGCGTCTACGCCTTTCTCGACCCCGGCAGGGACCCTCGGGGGGCCGGCTATCAAAGCATCCAGTCAACCATCGCCGTCGGCGCGGGGGGCTTTTCGGGCAAAGGCTGGCTTGCGGGCACGCAGAGTCAGCTCCAGTTTCTTCCCACGCCGCATACCGACTTCGTTTTCGCGGTTCTCGCCGAGGAGTTCGGCTTCGTGGGCGTGGCCGCCGTAATGATCCTGTATTTCGTAATCACGCTGAGGTGTCTTGATACCGCACGCCGCGCGCGGGACCGCCTGGGAATCCACGTCGTGTTCGGCGTGCTTTCCATGTTCGCCTTCCAGACGCTCTACAATCTCGCTATGGTGGCCGGACTCGTTCCCATCAAGGGGTTTCCCTTGCCTTTGATGAGCTACGGGGGTTCCTCCATGCTCGCCACGATGATTGGGTTCGGGCTCATCATCAACGTCCGCCTGCGTCGGTTTGTGAACTAG
- the mrdA gene encoding penicillin-binding protein 2, whose product MNIYEDLRALRSRLAWWRVAIMIAFGVLVLRFWQLQVVRSPTYERLARANHVRTLSEAAPRGLILDRNGRIIAENRPSFNLMLEGDHPRTLKSLRELVELGEDAESDEAYLEQARMGPTIVKEDIPLEDVARIEARQLELPGAHIQFVPRRYYPAGPVAAHVIGHVGRISEEQLGQDFFSGAERNDYVGQSGIERVYNGMLMGRNGVQRVVVNSLGRRERLLEQVPPIWGESVQLSIDMELQEIAETAFADLGGAAVALDTRSGEVLVLASSPSYDPNAFSGSFNRGEWLALVDDSSHPLSNRPIQGRYAPGSTFKLVVAAAALEQEIVSPETHKYCSGSVRLYGNTFHCHRGGGHGSLNLKDALAMSCNSYFFQLGAQLPIETIARYAKQFGLGARTGLDLPHEVDGLVPDPEWKKRARNEPWYAGETVSVAVGQGSVLVTATQMARLAATVGTSGDLYRPHLFLRKLPAGVMPESYADSVISPPSRKVGLRPDTWRALQEGMFRAVQYGTAGRARLQDVVVAGKTGTAQIAARGRIEESVDARRPEHLRNHAWFIGYAPRVNPEIAIAVLVEHGGGGGAAAAPIARDIFQAYFEKKQERKLERARQTTMAIR is encoded by the coding sequence ATGAACATCTATGAGGATCTCAGAGCGCTTCGATCGCGCCTCGCTTGGTGGCGCGTCGCGATCATGATCGCCTTCGGAGTCTTGGTCCTGCGCTTTTGGCAGCTCCAGGTGGTACGTTCGCCGACTTACGAGCGACTCGCTCGAGCGAATCACGTTCGCACTTTGTCCGAGGCGGCTCCTCGAGGGCTGATCCTCGACCGGAACGGGCGCATCATTGCGGAGAACCGGCCATCGTTCAACCTGATGCTGGAGGGGGATCATCCCCGTACGCTGAAATCGCTTCGCGAGCTGGTGGAGCTCGGTGAGGACGCCGAGTCGGACGAAGCGTACCTCGAGCAGGCCCGTATGGGTCCGACCATCGTCAAAGAAGACATCCCGCTCGAGGACGTCGCCCGTATCGAAGCCCGTCAGCTCGAGCTTCCTGGGGCCCATATTCAGTTCGTCCCGCGGCGTTACTATCCCGCCGGCCCGGTCGCTGCGCACGTGATCGGCCACGTCGGACGTATCTCGGAAGAGCAGCTCGGACAGGACTTCTTCTCCGGTGCCGAGCGTAACGACTACGTGGGGCAGTCGGGGATCGAGCGCGTCTACAACGGTATGTTGATGGGACGTAACGGCGTTCAACGGGTCGTGGTCAATAGCCTGGGGCGGCGCGAGCGCCTACTCGAGCAGGTGCCTCCGATCTGGGGCGAGTCCGTCCAGCTCTCGATCGACATGGAGCTGCAGGAGATCGCCGAGACCGCCTTTGCCGATCTGGGTGGGGCTGCCGTGGCGCTCGATACCCGTAGTGGCGAGGTGCTCGTGCTCGCCAGCTCGCCGTCCTATGATCCCAATGCTTTCTCGGGTAGTTTCAATCGTGGCGAGTGGTTGGCTCTGGTCGATGACTCGTCGCACCCATTGTCGAACCGACCCATCCAGGGTCGCTACGCTCCCGGCTCGACCTTCAAGCTGGTCGTTGCCGCGGCCGCTCTCGAGCAGGAGATCGTGAGCCCGGAAACGCACAAGTATTGCAGCGGGTCCGTACGCCTCTACGGAAATACGTTTCACTGCCATCGCGGGGGCGGACATGGCAGCCTCAATCTGAAAGACGCCTTGGCGATGTCCTGCAACAGTTACTTCTTTCAACTCGGTGCGCAGCTGCCCATCGAGACGATCGCTCGCTACGCCAAGCAGTTCGGCCTCGGTGCCCGAACCGGGCTGGACCTCCCTCACGAGGTCGACGGGCTCGTGCCCGATCCCGAGTGGAAGAAACGTGCGCGAAACGAGCCCTGGTATGCCGGCGAGACGGTCTCGGTTGCCGTCGGCCAGGGGTCGGTGCTCGTAACCGCGACCCAGATGGCGCGCCTCGCGGCCACGGTCGGTACCTCGGGTGACCTGTATCGGCCGCATCTCTTCCTGCGGAAACTGCCGGCTGGCGTCATGCCCGAAAGCTACGCTGATTCGGTCATCTCGCCTCCGTCGCGGAAAGTCGGCCTTCGGCCGGATACCTGGCGCGCCCTCCAGGAAGGGATGTTCCGGGCGGTGCAGTATGGGACGGCGGGTCGGGCCCGACTCCAGGACGTTGTCGTTGCCGGTAAGACCGGGACCGCGCAGATCGCCGCGCGCGGCCGAATCGAAGAGAGCGTCGACGCCAGGCGTCCCGAGCACTTGAGGAACCACGCCTGGTTCATCGGCTATGCCCCGAGGGTGAATCCCGAGATCGCGATCGCCGTTCTCGTCGAGCATGGAGGGGGAGGAGGCGCGGCCGCGGCGCCGATCGCCCGAGACATCTTCCAGGCGTATTTCGAGAAGAAGCAGGAGCGAAAGCTGGAACGTGCTCGACAAACGACAATGGCAATCCGTTGA